Proteins encoded within one genomic window of Bos indicus x Bos taurus breed Angus x Brahman F1 hybrid chromosome 18, Bos_hybrid_MaternalHap_v2.0, whole genome shotgun sequence:
- the IL17C gene encoding interleukin-17C, whose amino-acid sequence PPLTTHRLFHQLLPGLLLLLWLPASLARHSPSLLVGAHTHPHSPGTLRCYSAEELPLGHAPPHLLARAAKWEQALPVALVSSLEAVGRRRRHAGGPAGTQCPVLQPGEVLEADVHQRSISPWRYRVDTDESRYPQKLAFAECLCRGCISAKTGRETAALNSVPLVQSLLVLRRRPCSRNATGAPTPGAFTFHAEFIRVPVGCTCVLPRSAR is encoded by the exons CCACCCCTGACCACCCACCGCCTGTTCCACCAGCTCCTCCCTGGCCTCCTGCTTCTGCTCTGGCTTCCCGCCAGCCTGGCTCGCCACAGCCCCTCACTGCTGGTGGGggcccacacccacccccacagCCCTGGGACCCTGCGCTGCTACTCCGCCGAGGAGCTGCCCCTGGGCCACGCCCCCCCACACCTGCTGGCCCGAGCTGCCAAGTGGGAGCAGGCGTTGCCGGTGGCCCTGGTGTCCAGCCTGGAGGCGGTAGGCCGCAGGAGGAGGCACGCGGGGGGCCCGGCCGGGACTCAGTGCCCCGTGCTGCAGCCGGGGGAGGTGCTGGAAGCTGACGTCCACCAGCGCTCCATCTCTCCCTGGAGATACCG TGTGGACACGGACGAGAGCCGCTACCCACAGAAGCTGGCCTTCGCCGAGTGCCTGTGCCGGGGCTGTATCAGCGCTAAGACGGGCCGTGAGACGGCCGCACTCAACTCAGTGCCGCTGGTCCAGAGCCTCCTGGTGCTACGCCGCAGGCCCTGCTCCCGGAACGCCACGGGGGCGCCCACGCCTGGGGCCTTCACCTTCCATGCTGAGTTCATCCGCGTGCCTGTGGGCTGCACCTGCGTCCTGCCCAGGTCGGCCCGGTGA
- the LOC113875431 gene encoding cytochrome b-245 light chain, with amino-acid sequence MGQIEWAMWANEQALASGLILITGGIVATAGQFTQWYLGAYSIAAGVLVCLLEYPRGRRSKGSTMERCGQKYLTRVVKLFGPLTRNYYIRAFLHLGLAVPAGFLLATILGTACLAIASGIYLLAAIRGEQWSPIEPKPKERPQIGGTIKQPPSNPPPRPPAEARKKPSEEAAGVPTGGPQENPMPVNDEVV; translated from the exons TCCTTATCACCGGGGGCATCGTGGCCACAGCCGGTCAGTTCACCCAGTGGTACCTGGGCGCCTACTCCAT AGCAGCGGGCGTATTGGTCTGCCTGCTGGAATACCCTCGAGGGAGGAGGAGCAAGGGCTCCACCATGGAGAGGTG TGGACAGAAGTACCTGACCAGAGTGGTGAAGCTGTTTGGGCCCCTCACCAGGAACTACTACATCCGGGCCTTCTTGCACCTCGG GCTGGCGGTACCTGCTGGCTTCCTGCTCGCCACCATCCTGGGGACAGCCTGCTTGGCCATCGCAAGCGGCATCTATCTGCTG GCAGCCATCCGTGGGGAGCAGTGGAGCCCCATTGAGCCCAAGCCCAAGGAGCGGCCGCAGATTGGGGGCACCATCAAGCAGCCGCCCAGCAACCCTCCACCCCGGCCCCCGGCTGAGGCCCGCAAGAAGCCGAGTGAGGAGGCGGCGGGGGTCCCCACGGGTGGCCCCCAGGAAAACCCCATGCCAGTGAATGACGAGGTCGTGTGA